One part of the Pelagibacterium nitratireducens genome encodes these proteins:
- a CDS encoding copper chaperone PCu(A)C has product MKSNLNRIALLVCGSLLSMPIGAQENQSSPDLTAGDGVFEISDIFARATLPNAPTGAVYLSLSNMGEEPDRLVSGTTSVAKDVQIHSMTMKDDVMQMRQLVDGIEIAPGEIHTFEPSGLHIMLIEVQQPLIEGETFILTLEFEHSGEIEIDVPIVGIGARSAPDSAEPARSGQ; this is encoded by the coding sequence ATGAAATCGAACCTTAACCGGATAGCTCTGCTTGTTTGTGGCAGCCTGCTTTCCATGCCGATTGGCGCACAGGAAAACCAATCTTCTCCTGATCTGACGGCAGGAGATGGTGTGTTTGAAATATCGGACATATTCGCGCGTGCCACCCTGCCCAATGCGCCTACCGGCGCTGTCTACCTTTCGCTCAGCAATATGGGAGAAGAACCTGACCGATTGGTTTCCGGCACAACGTCCGTGGCAAAAGACGTCCAAATTCACTCTATGACGATGAAGGACGACGTGATGCAAATGCGCCAACTCGTCGACGGAATAGAAATCGCCCCGGGCGAGATCCACACTTTTGAACCAAGCGGGCTGCACATCATGTTGATAGAAGTGCAACAGCCCCTGATCGAAGGGGAAACGTTTATCCTAACACTAGAGTTTGAGCATTCAGGAGAGATCGAGATCGATGTCCCAATTGTCGGCATTGGAGCGCGATCTGCGCCGGACTCGGCCGAGCCCGCAAGATCGGGGCAGTAA